The Nitrososphaerales archaeon genome includes a window with the following:
- a CDS encoding hydroxymethylglutaryl-CoA synthase, whose amino-acid sequence MSEPITRRKIMIDYRIKASKCEMCGKVYFPPKSFCNVEGRMSKMAENDYFYSKGVFYTGSVIRKPTNKFNHLKSFISCIASFDDGAVKIPGRITDHRLKNNDEVDISQYIGKGVIPRFRRIYEDGSSGLIYYSSFNFSFEDDYYPYQEYKVMRPSEKEDKPGIVGYGIYIPKFRIKGDEDSKELGILERAVPFADEDTTTFAVEAGKRALIHSAIDSRYIKKCYIGSESTPYVVKPSMATVAQVLELGEEFDGGFFSGGVDTQFACKAATDLIIDAAALVNYPTFNGEYVMIIGSDNAQAAPGDALDLSVGAGAAAFIIGKRDVIATLDYYISYTSDTPDFYRRDGWEYPRHGGRFTGEPAYFKHVCTVMKRALKDTNLSPKDIDYVVLHSPNAKFPMAAALQVGFEREQIEPGLIVKKIGNLYSGSSLAALGAVLDISEPNDKILMVSYGSGAGSDAYIFTVTKNIESKRERLIKVQDQIENPHREYVDYYTYREWKDKKTS is encoded by the coding sequence ATGAGTGAGCCGATTACAAGAAGGAAGATCATGATAGATTATCGAATTAAAGCGAGTAAGTGTGAGATGTGCGGTAAAGTCTACTTCCCTCCCAAATCCTTCTGCAACGTTGAGGGAAGGATGAGTAAAATGGCGGAGAATGATTATTTTTATAGCAAAGGTGTTTTCTACACCGGTTCTGTAATCCGTAAACCTACGAACAAGTTCAATCACCTTAAATCTTTCATCTCATGCATAGCCTCATTCGATGATGGAGCTGTGAAGATTCCGGGTAGAATCACCGATCATCGGTTGAAGAATAACGATGAGGTAGATATTAGCCAATATATCGGAAAAGGGGTCATACCGAGATTTAGAAGGATCTATGAGGATGGGAGTAGTGGACTGATTTACTACTCAAGCTTTAACTTCTCATTCGAAGATGATTACTATCCTTACCAGGAGTATAAAGTGATGAGACCTTCTGAGAAGGAAGATAAACCGGGTATAGTGGGATATGGTATTTATATACCGAAGTTTAGAATAAAGGGTGACGAAGATTCGAAAGAGTTGGGTATTTTAGAGAGGGCAGTTCCTTTCGCTGATGAAGACACGACAACCTTCGCTGTAGAAGCGGGTAAAAGGGCTTTAATCCACTCGGCGATCGATAGCCGATATATAAAGAAGTGCTATATAGGTTCAGAGTCGACACCGTACGTGGTAAAACCATCGATGGCTACCGTTGCCCAGGTTTTAGAACTCGGTGAAGAATTTGATGGAGGATTCTTTTCAGGTGGTGTAGATACTCAATTTGCATGTAAAGCGGCTACAGATTTAATAATCGATGCCGCAGCATTGGTGAATTACCCAACATTTAATGGCGAGTATGTAATGATCATAGGCTCCGATAATGCACAAGCAGCCCCCGGTGATGCTTTAGATTTAAGTGTAGGTGCAGGAGCGGCAGCTTTCATCATCGGTAAGAGAGATGTCATCGCAACTCTAGATTACTATATTTCATATACTTCCGACACGCCCGATTTTTACAGAAGGGATGGATGGGAGTATCCGAGACACGGTGGTAGATTCACAGGGGAACCTGCTTACTTTAAGCATGTCTGTACAGTGATGAAGAGAGCTTTAAAAGATACGAACCTATCTCCAAAAGATATCGATTATGTAGTCTTACATTCGCCAAATGCAAAGTTTCCGATGGCCGCTGCCCTTCAGGTAGGATTTGAGAGGGAGCAGATCGAGCCAGGGTTGATCGTGAAGAAGATCGGGAATCTTTACTCTGGATCGAGCCTGGCTGCTCTTGGAGCCGTCCTCGATATCTCTGAACCTAACGATAAAATACTGATGGTGAGCTATGGTTCAGGAGCAGGGAGTGATGCATACATCTTTACCGTTACGAAGAATATTGAGAGTAAGAGAGAAAGGTTGATTAAGGTGCAAGATCAGATCGAGAATCCTCACAGAGAATACGTGGATTACTATACTTATCGTGAATGGAAGGATAAGAAAACTTCATAA